The genomic DNA GACCGGCATAGTACTGATAACTACGCCATCACCGAAAATTGGATGACTGACCTGGTCGCCGGTTTTAAACAGCGGAGCCACTGGTCTATCCGACTTAACCGGCCGACCGGCTGAAACAACTGGAGCCATTGAGGTAGCCGGTCGCCTAGTTTCCATCCGGGGAGGTGTTTGGGCCTGACGGGTGGAATATTCATAAATTTTCTTGACACCAGTTTGCGTTTTAGGCGCATCCGCTTTTGGCAGAGATCCGGTGGTCAGGTCTGACCGGATAGCACCCAGGAATCGCGACGGCTCATTGACCTTGCTGCTGCCCATCATACTACGCCGGAAAGCCCGCAAAAGATATAGACGCTGTCGAGCCCGGGTCACCCCGACGTAGCACAGACGGCGCTCCTCCTCCATTTGAGAAGGATCTTCCAGTGAACGGAAATGGGGCAGGACACTTTCCTCCATGCCGACAATAAACACCACCGGAAACTCCAGGCCCTTGGCCTGATGGAGAGTAATCAGGGTTACGCCACCTTCGTTCTCTTTAAGATTATCTACGTCTGAAACCAGACTGACGCTTTCCAGAAAGAAGCTCAGTGCATCGCCCGATGGCAGATTATTGAACTGTTCCGCAACCGTACGCAGTTCAGCGATATTCTCCAGCCGTTCCTCGGCATCAGGTTGAGTTTTTAAATACAACTGATAACCGCTGCGCTCCAAAATTTCTCCAAACAACTGAAGCAGAGACAACTGGCGACTGTCTTCAATAAGCGTCTGTATCAGCCGATAAAAATGGTCAAAGGCAGCCAGCGCACGGGAAGTCAGCGGCGGTTTGTCATCGCTGCTTGAGGCGGCCTCAAGGGCTTGCCAAAGAGTCAGGTCCCGCTGCCGGGCCCAGGCTTGCATGTCCACGATGGATTTGTCACCAATGCCGCGGGTGGGCACATTGATTATGCGCATCAGGCTGACCGAATCTGCAGGATTGTGAATCAACCGAAAGTAGGCAACAAGGTCTTTGACCTCACGCCGTTCGTAGAACCGGGTACCGGCTACCAGTTTATAGGGAACACCGTAATGGATAAAAGATTCTTCCAGAACCCGGCTCTGAGCGTTGGTGCGGTAAAGGACAGCCATATCAGCCAGACGGTATTTACCCGACGCGCTCATGCGCTCTGCTTCCCTGACCACTATCTGTGCCTCCTCCTGTTCATTGTAGGCTTCAATGAGGCACACCTTGTCGCCCGGTTCATTCTGCGTCCACAGCTTGATTTCTTTACGCTCCCGATTGTCGGCGATAATACCCGAAGCCACTTGAAGGATAGTATCAGTGGAGCGGTAATTCTGCTCAAGATAGTGGACCGACCGGTCAGGAAAGTCGCGTTCAAAATTAAAGACATTTCTCAAGTCTGCCGCCCGCCAAGAATAGATAGACTGGTCAGGGTCGCCGACAACGGCAATATTACGGTGAT from Dehalogenimonas sp. W includes the following:
- a CDS encoding UvrD-helicase domain-containing protein, encoding MNTELLNALNPDQRKAVESIDGPVLIVAGPGSGKTRVITYRIAYLINVVGIRPYHILAVTFTNKAAREMKERLEKLAPGSIKDITMGTFHSICAGILRREGEAIGINRDFVIFDADDQEKLLKRAAEEIGVDPKKFPLKKIASAISHAKSQLQTPERFRDKSHSYFDEIVVRMYEHYEKMLRANNAVDFDDLLLKTVFLFQRQPSVLKRYQERYVHIMVDEFQDTNLVQYELVKQLSGHHRNIAVVGDPDQSIYSWRAADLRNVFNFERDFPDRSVHYLEQNYRSTDTILQVASGIIADNRERKEIKLWTQNEPGDKVCLIEAYNEQEEAQIVVREAERMSASGKYRLADMAVLYRTNAQSRVLEESFIHYGVPYKLVAGTRFYERREVKDLVAYFRLIHNPADSVSLMRIINVPTRGIGDKSIVDMQAWARQRDLTLWQALEAASSSDDKPPLTSRALAAFDHFYRLIQTLIEDSRQLSLLQLFGEILERSGYQLYLKTQPDAEERLENIAELRTVAEQFNNLPSGDALSFFLESVSLVSDVDNLKENEGGVTLITLHQAKGLEFPVVFIVGMEESVLPHFRSLEDPSQMEEERRLCYVGVTRARQRLYLLRAFRRSMMGSSKVNEPSRFLGAIRSDLTTGSLPKADAPKTQTGVKKIYEYSTRQAQTPPRMETRRPATSMAPVVSAGRPVKSDRPVAPLFKTGDQVSHPIFGDGVVISTMPVKNDHEIVVSFKTVGLKKLLLSFAKLTKG